From one Trifolium pratense cultivar HEN17-A07 linkage group LG1, ARS_RC_1.1, whole genome shotgun sequence genomic stretch:
- the LOC123902765 gene encoding cyclase-like protein 2, producing MKYQAAVLSLVVAIYTSAVIGDDNLIPPRREVYNNGKIFDITHRYQPDMPAFESSDGIGQFLWLPKSMKNGSIANNSEMKLPTHTGTHVDAPGHVFDHYFDAGFDVDSLDLHILNGPALLVDVPRDSNITAEVMKSLNIPRGITRVLFRTLNTDRRLMFQKEFDSSYVGFTVDGAKWLVENTDIKLIGVDYLSVASYDYLIPSHLVFLKDREIILVESLKLDDVPAGLYSVHCLPLRLAGAEGSPIRCIVIKY from the exons ATGAAGTATCAAGCGGCGGTGTTATCTTTGGTGGTGGCAATTTACACCTCGGCGGTGATCGGCGACGATAACCTAATCCCTCCTCGCCGTGAAGTCTACAATAATGGAAAAATCTTCGATATTACTCACAGGTATCAACCGGACATGCCAGCTTTTGAGTCTAGCGATGGTATCGGTCAATTTCTATGGCTTCCAAAGAGCATGAAAAACGGTTCCATCGCTAATAACTCTGAAATGAAGCTTCCAACTCATACCGGTACTCATGTTGATGCTCCTGGTCACGTCTTTGATCATTACTTTGATGCTGGCTTCGATGTTGATTCCCTCGATTTGCATATACTCAATG GTCCTGCTCTTTTAGTTGATGTTCCAAGAGATAGTAATATAACTG CTGAAGTTATGAAGTCATTAAACATTCCCAGGGGTATAACACGCGTACTATTCCGAACATTAAATACAGACAG GCGGCTTATGTTTCAGAAGGAATTTGACTCAAGCTATGTGGGATTCACAGTGGATGGAGCAAAATGGCTAGTGGAGAACACTGACATCAAACTTATTG GTGTTGATTACCTATCTGTTGCTTCTTATGACTACTTGATTCCATCTCACCTTGTGTTTTTAAAAGACAGG GAAATCATTCTCGTTGAAAGCCTGAAGCTAGATGATGTCCCAGCAGGATTATATTCAGTCCATTGTTTACCTCTAAGGTTGGCTGGTGCTGAGGGATCACCAATCCGATGCATTGTAATCAAGTATTAG
- the LOC123902766 gene encoding cyclase-like protein 2 gives MKISLSIFAFFCAISVAAASKAYPSVPGLDSGDCSLTGDETTLVPPRREVYDDGRIYDISHRYFPDLPVWDSDEGLGHFLWLTYSIKNGSRANGSAFQLGAHTGTHVDAPGHFYDNYYDAGFDVDSLDLQLLNGLTLLVDVPRTSNITAEVMKSLNIPKGVKRVLFRTLNTDRRLMFKKEFDSSFVGFLEDGAKWLVENTDIKLVGVDYLSAAAYVHSVESHLVFLESREIILVEGLKLDGVPTGLYSLNCLPLRLVGSEASPIRCILIG, from the exons ATGAAGATTTCTCTATCCATATTCGCGTTTTTCTGTGCGATTTCCGTCGCGGCAGCTTCCAAAGCCTATCCATCCGTCCCCGGTCTCGATTCCGGCGACTGTTCTCTCACCGGCGACGAAACTACTCTTGTTCCTCCACGACGAGAAGTCTACGATGATGGACGAATATACGATATTTCACACCGGTACTTTCCTGACTTGCCGGTTTGGGATTCTGATGAAGGATTAGGTCATTTTCTATGGCTTACTTATAGCATCAAGAATGGATCACGCGCTAATGGCTCAGCTTTTCAGCTTGGTGCTCACACCGGTACTCACGTTGACGCGCCTGGTCACTTCTATGATAATTACTACGACGCTGGATTCGATGTTGATTCTCTTGATTTACAACTCCTCAATG GTCTTACCCTTTTGGTTGATGTTCCACGGACCAGCAACATTACTG CTGAAGTTATGAAGTCTTTGAATATTCCTAAAGGTGTAAAGCGTGTGCTCTTCAGAACATTAAATACTGACAG GCGGCTTATGTTTAAGAAGGAATTTGACTCGAGCTTTGTTGGGTTTCTGGAGGATGGTGCAAAATGGCTGGTGGAGAACACTGACATCAAACTTGTAG GAGTTGATTACTTATCTGCTGCAGCTTATGTTCACTCGGTTGAGTCTCATCTTGTTTTTCTGGAAAGCAGG GAAATCATTCTTGTTGAAGGCCTTAAACTAGATGGTGTCCCAACAGGATTATATTCACTCAACTGCTTGCCTCTCAGGTTGGTTGGTTCTGAGGCATCACCAATACGATGCATTCTGATCGGATGA
- the LOC123902767 gene encoding uncharacterized protein LOC123902767, giving the protein MGKTNTRSDSSDSKSDRKFEKKLQFYTKVKNVVASLTAQKSISKNKSKHQRRQKKLKAYNLSSFLETLPELKEPQKPSNEENFKINCKNRQTLVLKEGQRLSEFFKDHSTQVDPLAAIFQHLRSTQPEPVVEQQPKKRPNINGSKKRKNKAKARSGIQSMEI; this is encoded by the exons ATGGGAAAGACAAATACAAG GTCAGATTCATCAGATTCAAAGTCGGACCGCAAGTTTGAGAAAAAGCTACAGTTTTATACCA AGGTGAAAAATGTTGTTGCTTCCTTGACTGCACAAAAGTCTATTTCTAAG AACAagagcaaacatcaaaggcggCAGAAAAAATTGAAAGCATATAACCTCTCTTCATTCTTAGAGACCCTTCCGGAGTTAAAGGAGCCACAGAAACCAAGCAATGAGGAAAACTTCAAGATTAATTGTAAAAATCGACAGACATTAGT ATTGAAGGAGGGACAACGATTGTCTGAGTTTTTTAAGGATCATTCCACCCAAGTGGATCCCTTGGCTGCCATTTTTCAACACTTACGGAGCACACAACCAGAACCAGTAGTGGAACAACAACCCAAGAAAAGACCAAACATAAATGGGTcgaagaagaggaagaataaAGCAAAGGCTAGGTCTGGAATTCAGTCTATGGAAATATAA
- the LOC123902768 gene encoding stress enhanced protein 1, chloroplastic, producing MALAQAQSSASLSVSLRDARVFTTRNNYYAASAQFPKPTLASFQASFATGSSLMIRRSRDRKAVCKAMPVSIRCEQNTNDGNGLDVWLGRVAMVGFATAITVEITSGKGLLENFGLTSPLPTVALAVTALVGVLTAVFIFQSASEN from the exons ATGGCACTCGCTCAAGCTCAATCATCTGCTTCTCTTTCTGTCTCTCTTCGCG ATGCACGTGTTTTCACCACAAGAAACAACTACTATGCAGCCTCTGCTCAATTTCCTAAACCCACTTTGGCATCTTTTCAAGCATCCTTCGCCACTGGTTCTTCCCTAA TGATTCGGAGAAGTCGTGACAGGAAGGCTGTATGCAAAGCAATGCCGGTTTCGATAAGATGTGAACAAAACACCAATGACGGGAACGGTTTGGATGTATGGCTAGGGCGGGTTGCCATGGTTGGTTTTGCTACTGCCATTACTGTTGAAATTACAAGTGGAAAAGGACTCCTAGAG AACTTTGGACTCACAAGTCCACTACCTACAGTTGCATTGGCCGTAACAGCACTGGTGGGTGTCTTGACGGCAGTTTTCATCTTCCAGTCAGCCTCAGAGAACTGA
- the LOC123902770 gene encoding sodium/proton antiporter 1 codes for MATFSIATNLSMFQNSRNSKLSSHPLHTIQNSLTQSQPFFTSSSSSSSSSSCRTRFGVPNPKLLRNSVLARAEDKARDSNSSFQPPQSSQKQFQDLTSESGTCDPLCSVDETSSQDFEDNYQPKTDLLKAVAVFAAAATGTVAINHSWVAANQDLAMALLFVIGYAGIIFEESLAFNKSGVGLLMAVSLWVIRSIGAPSTDIAVSELSHASAEVSEIVFFLLGAMTIVEIVDAHQGFKIVTDNIKTRKPRLLLWVVGFITFFLSSVLDNLTSTIVMVSLLRKLVPPSEYRKILGAVVVIAANAGGAWTPIGDVTTTMLWIHGQITTVQTMKDLFLPSAISLAVPLALMSLTSEVNGKGQDSPDVLASEQMAPRGQLVFSVGLGALIFVPVFKAVTGLPPYMGMLLGLGVLWILTDAIHYGESEKRKKLKVPQALSRIDTQGALFFLGILLSVSSLEAAGILREIANYLDAHVQNSELIASAIGVISAVIDNVPLVAATMGMYDVTSFPQDSEFWQLIAFCAGTGGSMLVIGSAAGVAFMGMEKVDFFWYFKKVSGFAFAGYAAGIAAYLAVHNLNISLPTTLAEVPFLSGS; via the exons ATGGCAACGTTTTCAATCGCAACAAACTTGTCCATGTTCCAAAATTCACGAAATTCTAAActttcatctcatcctcttcaCACAATTCAAAATTCACTGACACAATCACAACCCTTCttcacttcttcttcttcttcttcttcttcttcttcttgtagAACCAGATTTGGAGTTCCCAATCCCAAGTTACTCCGTAATAGTGTATTGGCACGTGCTGAAGATAAAGCTAGAGATTCAAACTCTTCTTTTCAGCCTCCACAAAGTTCCCAAAAACAGTTCCAG GACTTGACATCAGAATCTGGAACTTGTGATCCTCTATGTTCAGTTGATGAAACAAGCTCACAAGATTTTGAAGATAACTATCAGCCCAAGACTGATTTGCTTAAAGCAGTTGCGGTATTTGCCGCAGCTGCAACTGGGACAGTTGCAATTAACCATTCTTGGGTCGCGGCAAATCAG GATCTTGCTATGGCATTGCTATTTGTAATAGGATATGCAGGCATCATATTTGAAGAATCTCTAGCATTCAACAAAAGTGGGGTAGGACTATTGATGGCTGTAAGCTTATGGGTGATACGGAGTATTGGG GCTCCATCAACTGATATAGCTGTCTCAGAGCTATCTCATGCATCTGCCGAAGTCAGTGAAATAGTGTTCTTCTTGCTTGGTGCAATGACCATTGTTGAGATAGTTGATGCTCATCAAGGATTTAAGATAGTTACGGACAATATAAAAACCCGAAAGCCACGCCTTCTCCTTTGGGTG GTTGGatttattacattttttctCAGTTCAGTTCTGGACAACCTTACATCCACCATAGTCATGGTTTCTCTGTTGCGGAAATTAGTACCTCCATCAGAGTATCGAAA GATTCTTGGAGCTGTTGTTGTAATAGCAGCAAACGCTGGTGGTGCTTGGACTCCTATTGGCGATGTCACAACAACTATGCTGTGGATACATGGCCAAATAACTACAGTGCAAACAATGAAG GATTTGTTTTTGCCTTCAGCCATTTCTCTAGCTGTTCCACTGGCTCTAATGTCCTTGACTAG TGAAGTTAATGGCAAGGGGCAGGATTCTCCCGATGTCTTGGCATCTGAACAGATGGCTCCTCGGGGACAGCTTGTTTTTTCGGTGGGTTTAGGAGCTTTGATTTTTGTCCCCGTGTTCAAGGCCGTCACAGGTTTGCCTCCGTACATGGGGATGTTGCTTGGACTTGGCGTTCTTTGGATCCTTACTGATGCAATCCATTATGGTGAATCTGAAAAGAGAAAGAAGCTTAAAGTGCCACAGGCACTATCAAGGATAGATACTCAAGGAGCACTATTCTTCCTTGGAATTCTATTATCTGTTAGCAG CCTGGAGGCGGCAGGTATTCTTCGGGAAATAGCAAATTACCTTGATGCTCATGTCCAAAACAGCGAACTAATTGCAAGTGCTATTGGTGTCATATCTGCGGTAATAGACAATGTTCCATTGGTTGCTGCAACTATGGGAATGTACGACGTCACTTCTTTCCCTCAAGATTCTGAGTTCTGGCAATTGATTGCATTTTGTGCTGGTACCGGTGGATCCATGTTAGTTATTGGCTCAGCTGCTGGAGTTGCATTCATGGGGATGGAAAAAGTGGACTTCTTTTGGTACTTTAAAAAG GTTAGTGGCTTTGCTTTTGCAGGTTATGCTGCTGGTATTGCCGCATACTTAGCCGTTCATAACCTCAACATCTCCCTACCAACAACTCTAGCCGAGGTTCCTTTTCTTTCTGGTTCTTAA
- the LOC123902771 gene encoding D-3-phosphoglycerate dehydrogenase 1, chloroplastic encodes MAANAISQTFRIPTPTSLSLSSKLPLSPAFSVSLPTHRRRSLVVYVSSSLDAKPTVLVAEKLGEAGLKLLKDFANVDCSYNLSPEELCTKISLCDALIVRSGTKVSREVFESSGGRLKVVGRAGVGIDNVDLAAATEHGCLVVNAPTANTVAAAEHGIALLASMARNVAQADASIKAGKWLRSKYVGVSLVGKTLAVMGFGKVGTEVARRAKGLGMNVIAHDPYAPADRARAIGVELVSFDEAIATADFISLHMPLTPATSKMLNDETFAKMKKGVRIVNVARGGVIDEDALVRALDAGIVAQAALDVFTVEPPAEDSKLVKHELVTATPHLGASTKEAQEGVAIEIAEAVVGALKGELASTAVNAPMVPSEVLTELKPFVDLAEKLGRLAVQLVAGGSGVKTVKVTYASARAPDDLDTRLLRAMITKGLIEPISSVFVNLVNADFTAKQRGIRITEERVILDGSPENPLEFIQVQIANVESRFASAISDSGEITVEGRVKDGVPHLTKVGSFEVDVSLEGSIILCRQVDQPGMIGKVGSILGEENVNVSFMSVGRIAPRKQAVMAIGVDDQPRKETLKRIGDIPAVEEFVFLKL; translated from the exons ATGGCAGCCAACGCAATTTCCCAAACTTTCCGAATCCCTACTCCAACCTCCCTTTCTCTCTCATCCAAACTTCCTCTCTCCCCCGCCTTCTCCGTCTCCCTCCCCACCCACCGCCGTCGTTCCCTAGTCGTCTACGTCTCTTCCAGTCTCGACGCAAAACCCACCGTACTCGTCGCTGAAAAACTCGGCGAAGCAGGTCTCAAACTTCTCAAAGACTTCGCTAACGTGGATTGTTCATACAATCTCAGCCCTGAGGAACTCTGCACCAAGATCTCTCTCTGTGATGCTCTTATCGTTCGTAGTGGGACTAAAGTCTCACGTGAAGTCTTTGAATCTTCCGGTGGTAGACTTAAGGTCGTTGGAAGAGCTGGTGTTGGAATCGATAACGTGGATCTGGCTGCTGCTACTGAACATGGTTGTTTGGTTGTGAATGCTCCCACTGCTAACACCGTCGCCGCTGCTGAGCACGGGATCGCACTCTTGGCTTCCATGGCTAGAAACGTTGCTCAGGCTGATGCTTCTATCAAAGCTG GGAAATGGCTGAGAAGTAAGTATGTTGGAGTATCCCTAGTTGGGAAGACACTTGCTGTAATGGGATTTGGGAAGGTTGGTACTGAAGTTGCTAGGCGTGCTAAGGGGCTTGGGATGAATGTCATTGCTCATGATCCTTATGCTCCTGCTGATCGTGCTCGTGCTATTGGTGTGGAACTTGTGAGCTTTGATGAAGCTATTGCTACTGCTGATTTCATCTCTTTGCATATGCCGCTTACCCCAGCTACCTCAAAGATGCTCAATGATGAGACTTTTGCCAAGATGAAGAAAGGAGTTAGAATTGTTAATGTTGCTCGTGGTGGAGTCATTGATGAGGATGCACTTGTTAGAGCATTGGATGCTGGAATTGTAGCTCAG GCGGCTCTTGATGTTTTCACTGTGGAACCACCTGCCGAAGACAGCAAGTTGGTTAAGCATGAGCTAGTTACTGCAACACCTCATCTCGGTGCCAGTACCAAGGAAGCTCAG GAAGGTGTGGCTATTGAAATAGCCGAAGCTGTAGTTGGGGCCTTGAAAGGGGAGCTTGCTTCTACTGCAGTAAATGCACCAATGGTTCCCTCAGAG GTGCTAACAGAGCTTAAACCATTTGTTGATCTTGCTGAGAAGCTGGGGAGACTGGCTGTCCAACTGGTAGCAGGAGGAAGCGGTGTAAAAACGGTGAAAGTGACTTATGCTTCCGCTAGGGCCCCTGATGATCTTGACACACGTCTTCTTCGTGCTATGATAACAAAGGGTCTGATTGAGCCCATATCCAGTGTTTTTGTGAACTTGGTTAATGCTGATTTCACCGCTAAACAAAGAGGGATAAGAATAACTGAGGAGAGAGTTATTCTTGATGGTTCACCTGAGAATCCACTTGAATTCATCCAGGTCCAGATTGCTAACGTGGAATCTCGATTTGCCAGCGCAATATCAGATTCAGGGGAGATCACTGTTGAGGGCCGTGTGAAAGATGGTGTCCCTCATCTTACAAAGGTTGGATCTTTTGAAGTTGATGTGAGTTTGGAAGGTAGCATTATACTGTGCAGGCAGGTAGATCAACCAGGTATGATTGGAAAGGTGGGAAGCATCTTGGGTGAAGAGAATGTGAATGTGAGCTTCATGAGTGTTGGAAGGATTGCTCCAAGAAAGCAAGCTGTGATGGCAATTGGAGTTGATGATCAACCTCGCAAAGAAACTTTGAAAAGGATTGGAGATATTCCTGCTGTTGAAGAATTCGTTTTCCTCAAGTTGTAA